In the genome of Bacillus sp. S3, one region contains:
- a CDS encoding ABC transporter permease, protein MTLSSIARKNIWKNLRQYIIYLNSMIFSIAIYFTFVSLQYNEQLLSSTVTLRKLESAFAAASIILIIFAAIFIWYSNSFFTKKRKKEVGLYALFGMSRKKIGQLLLYENFIMGVLALTIGMTVGLLFSKLFMMIIFKLMGFSLEVSFSIPAQAFIQTAAVFLFIILVTSIHSYRLIYRFSLSELFKAERKGERLAKGSPILSAMAVVFIGLAYLLFLNPDHLIKNTGIRFLTAILFLVIGSYFFMNFLITYLLKLAQRFTSIYLKGKNLLTITNLLYRLKGNVLILTVISLLSSVTLIACMVTYSLYYQIDHFSKRDNPYSFMFNLKDDKVNQDVRTLIEKKSGEDLLYHNGIPYLSIKPVGSKLNRVPDFFQTLLISEQTYQDLMKLRGLKDSIHLKKHEAAAFYDGNLDQKSDPFTGGQVALSATATITITDYKDFSLVNQGEMLFPLVISDELYEELKHGMTPEETLYIYKTSNEKMAKGLDREINKVVTPFRYQENAPIYASFYENYHYGMETYGLLIFIGGFLGLVFLLATGSMIYFKQLIEATTDKERYKVLKKIGIPDKQISKAVARQVGVVFILPLLLAASNTGVILYILADFLQINMQVPFFTCFGVYLLIYLGYYFLTTANYLKIIKET, encoded by the coding sequence AGTATAATGAACAATTGCTATCATCGACGGTAACCCTAAGAAAGCTAGAGTCAGCATTTGCAGCCGCTTCCATCATCCTGATCATCTTTGCAGCAATCTTTATCTGGTATTCCAACTCGTTTTTCACGAAAAAGCGGAAAAAGGAAGTAGGTCTGTATGCACTTTTTGGAATGAGCCGTAAAAAAATTGGCCAATTACTATTATATGAAAATTTCATTATGGGAGTGCTTGCTTTAACAATTGGAATGACTGTTGGTTTGCTATTTTCAAAGCTTTTCATGATGATTATTTTTAAGCTTATGGGGTTTTCATTAGAGGTGTCGTTTAGCATTCCAGCGCAAGCGTTCATCCAAACGGCGGCTGTTTTTCTTTTCATCATTCTAGTCACATCCATTCACAGTTATCGATTAATTTATCGTTTTTCTCTTTCAGAATTATTTAAAGCGGAGCGAAAAGGGGAGCGGCTGGCCAAAGGGTCACCGATTCTTAGTGCTATGGCTGTTGTTTTCATTGGATTGGCCTATCTACTATTCCTTAATCCCGATCACTTAATAAAGAATACTGGAATTCGCTTTCTAACTGCCATTTTATTCCTTGTAATTGGTTCCTATTTCTTTATGAATTTTCTAATCACGTATTTACTTAAACTAGCACAAAGATTTACATCCATCTATTTAAAAGGAAAAAACCTGCTTACGATTACGAATTTATTATACCGGTTAAAAGGCAATGTACTCATTTTGACGGTTATTTCCTTATTAAGTAGTGTCACGTTAATTGCCTGTATGGTTACTTATAGTTTATATTATCAAATCGACCATTTTTCAAAGCGCGATAACCCATATAGCTTTATGTTTAATCTGAAAGACGACAAGGTGAATCAGGATGTTCGGACCTTAATAGAAAAAAAGTCCGGAGAAGATCTTCTTTACCACAATGGGATTCCCTATCTCTCCATTAAGCCAGTTGGTTCGAAATTGAATCGAGTGCCAGATTTTTTCCAAACGCTGCTCATCTCCGAACAAACCTATCAGGATTTGATGAAGCTAAGAGGGCTGAAGGATTCCATTCACTTAAAGAAACATGAAGCTGCAGCCTTTTATGATGGCAACCTTGATCAGAAATCGGATCCATTTACAGGGGGGCAGGTTGCACTTTCTGCCACTGCAACCATTACGATTACAGATTATAAGGATTTTTCTTTGGTAAACCAAGGAGAAATGTTATTTCCTTTGGTCATTAGTGATGAACTATACGAAGAATTAAAACACGGAATGACTCCGGAAGAAACCTTGTATATCTATAAAACCTCGAATGAAAAAATGGCGAAGGGGTTAGATCGTGAGATAAATAAGGTTGTTACCCCATTTAGGTACCAAGAGAATGCGCCGATTTACGCCAGTTTCTATGAAAATTATCATTATGGTATGGAAACGTATGGACTGCTTATCTTTATTGGAGGATTTCTTGGCCTTGTATTTCTCCTAGCAACAGGGAGCATGATTTATTTTAAGCAGCTGATCGAGGCAACCACTGATAAGGAACGGTATAAGGTTCTTAAAAAGATTGGAATCCCAGATAAGCAGATTTCAAAAGCGGTAGCAAGGCAAGTTGGCGTTGTCTTTATTCTCCCGTTACTGCTGGCAGCAAGCAACACGGGGGTTATTCTTTATATCCTAGCTGACTTTTTACAAATCAACATGCAAGTCCCGTTTTTCACCTGTTTTGGCGTATATTTACTCATTTATTTGGGGTATTACTTCTTAACCACTGCCAACTATCTAAAAATTATCAAAGAAACGTAA
- a CDS encoding sensor histidine kinase encodes MTFKQHLSDQKWLLLTYHFNLLFISIVISVDPKLQVSLGSLLYMVIISLIIFQVYFIASYFYKKHQLEKWQQLTLDGFSAYPDAKTFEQRIYLQSLHNVSDHYLTQIQDRNESAKEQLEFMTQWFHEIKTPIAVSRLLLETEVESPSLQEEMDRIEGYVEQALYFSRLHDFNKDYLIQEIEMENLIKEIVIVESKTFIAKRIKVNMPKKNVTVLSDKKALTYIIRQLLLNSLKYTNEQGEISFSIHPETKQLILRDNGIGIPAEDLPRVFEKGFTGKNGRSHKRSTGMGLYLAKKTTEKLGHDLFLTSLAGSYTEAILTFQEHEHSFYQM; translated from the coding sequence TAGACCCTAAATTACAGGTTAGTCTTGGCAGCCTCCTATATATGGTCATAATCTCACTCATTATTTTTCAAGTATATTTCATTGCCTCTTATTTTTATAAAAAACATCAACTTGAAAAATGGCAGCAATTAACTTTAGATGGATTTAGCGCCTACCCCGATGCGAAAACATTTGAGCAGCGAATATATCTCCAATCATTGCATAATGTCAGTGATCACTATTTGACGCAAATTCAGGATAGGAACGAGTCTGCGAAGGAACAGCTTGAGTTTATGACCCAATGGTTTCATGAAATAAAAACACCGATTGCGGTCAGTCGCTTATTATTAGAAACGGAAGTCGAATCACCAAGTCTGCAGGAGGAAATGGATCGGATTGAGGGCTATGTTGAACAGGCACTCTATTTCTCCCGCCTTCATGATTTTAATAAAGATTATCTGATCCAAGAGATTGAAATGGAAAACCTAATTAAGGAAATCGTTATCGTTGAGTCAAAGACATTTATTGCTAAAAGGATAAAAGTCAATATGCCTAAAAAAAACGTAACAGTTTTAAGTGATAAAAAAGCCTTAACCTATATCATTCGCCAGCTATTGCTCAATTCGCTCAAATATACGAATGAACAGGGAGAAATTTCATTCTCAATACACCCGGAGACGAAGCAGCTTATCCTTCGTGATAATGGGATTGGGATCCCAGCAGAGGACCTTCCCCGCGTATTTGAAAAAGGATTTACTGGAAAAAACGGGCGCAGCCACAAGCGTTCCACTGGAATGGGGCTTTACCTTGCGAAGAAGACGACTGAGAAATTAGGCCACGACCTCTTCCTCACCTCTCTAGCAGGGAGTTACACGGAAGCGATTTTAACCTTTCAAGAACATGAGCATTCATTTTATCAAATGTAA